Within the Emticicia oligotrophica DSM 17448 genome, the region CTCACTTCAGATTCTAATTTTCTGGAAACAGTTAAAGAATCAATATATAAAAAGCCTCAAATGCTAACAGTATTTGAGGCTTTTTTGTATTTGCGAGGCAAAAAATTGTGGCATACTTTTAAAGTGTGCCACAATTCCTTTTCAGCGAAAACAACGACGGCAAGGTTCAAAACCTTGCCGTCGTTAAAATAAGAATTATTAAGATAAATGAAAATTATCGAATCATTTCATAATCTTTAAACATACTCAGCTTCATTGATTCTACTTTCTTTCTGAAATCAATCCAATTAGTAGCAAAGAATGTGTTGATTTTTGCAATGGATTCTTTCGTTAGGCCATCAAATTGCTCGAAAATCATGTTTTCTGTTTTTGTTGGTACGGATTGTCGACTACTCAAATACATCATCAATTCCTGTGCTTTAGTCAGTGGCGTTACTCTGTAAGGTCGGCCATAACCTTGTTTTTCAAGCGGTTTGGCTACAATCAACTCCTTTTTAGCTTTAATCGTATCTTGAATAGCTTTTATTTGCTTCTTGAGGTCGTCTATGTCTTTTCCTTCATTATCCTTTACCTGATTCATTAGCTTTTCAGTAATATCGTTGGCTTCTGTGAGGCGATCGGTAGCTTCAGTAAGTTTCGAAATACTGGTTTTGAGACGTTCATAAACTTCTTTTTTAGCTATTTCTGCATTTCTGTCGAAATTAATTCTTGGGTCGGCTTTAACGGTTATGCTGGTTGAATCTTTTTGGTCGCCAAAACTAAGTATAACTTTATACTTTCCTGGTAAAACATTGATACCACTTGGTTCGGCAGCTCCTTTTTTAGGTTTCGGGCTATTAGGATAACGGAAACCTTTTTCGGTCAAATTCCATGTGATACGATGAAGGCCAGAAGAATCAGGAATACTAAATAATGTACGGATTTGCTTGCCTACTTCATCATAGATTTTAGCATAAACTGTATCATACTTAATACTTGGTGTTTTTATAATCGGAGCATCTTTTCTATCTTCAGGCTTTTTCTCTTCTTTTTTCGGAACATTCACAAAATAACTGATTCTTGCTCCAGCTACACGATTTTCTCCTTCGTACATTCCATCACCGATGGTATTGTAACCAATTTGTGGAGTGAATTCTACCAAATAAGCATCTGGAGTATCGAAGGCAGCGAGTTTTTGTTCTAAAATCTTCCCAGAAGTTTGGGCAATTTTGCGGAGTGGGCGAATATCGTCTAAAACATATAAGGCACGACCAAATGTACCAACTACTAAATCTGCCTCGCGTTCTTGAATCGTAAGGTCCATTGTCGAAACAGAAGGTAGGCCAGCCTTCCACTGCGTCCAAGTTTTTGCTTCGTCAATACTTACCCAAAGGCCGTGCTCTGTGCCACAAAACATTAAATTGGGAGTAGTTGGATCTTGTAGAAAACACAATGCATAGCCACGAACCTTATTTTCGTCAACGATTCGCTCCCAAGTCTGCCCAAAATCCTTAGTACGGAATATATATGGAGCAAAATCTCCTTGACGATAATTATTTACAGTTACGAAGGCTTCTGCTGCATTGTATTTTGAGGGTTGAATCTGACAAATCCAACCTTCTTTAGGAAGACCTTTGATTTTTGAAGTGAGATTTGTCCAGTTTTGCCCAAAATCTTTAGTTAGCTGCACGTTTCCATCATCAGTTCCTGCCCAAAGTATTCCTTTTTCTTTAGGAGATGGTGCTAATGTAAGAATGGTATTATGGTTTTCGGCCGAAGTAATATCGAGCGAAAGCCCGCCACTTTCATCTTGCTTTTGGTGTTCTGGATTATTGGTTGTCAAATCGGGTGAAATGATATCCCAAGTCATACCCTTATTTGAACTTTTATGTACAAATTGGCTACCGTAATAAATAGTAGATTTCTCGAATGGGTCTTGAGCAATAGCAGCATTCCAATTGAAACGCAAACGCGTTTTAATATCTACCTGTGGCGGACGAATCATCGTAGATTGTCCAGTTTTGGTATCATACCTTCCTAAAAAGCCACCTTGTGACATCGCATAACCATATCGTGTATCTTCGGGGTCGGGCATTACGTCAAAACCATCGCCTCCATTTACCGAAAGCCAGCTATAATTTCTTATTCCGCCCTCTTTCCAGATATAAGCAGGCCCTTGCCATGAGCCATTATCTTGCAAACCACCATAAATATTATAAGGAATTTCGTTATCGACGTTTACGTGATAAAATTGTCCTAAAGGTAAAGCTTCTGCGAAAGTCCATGTTTTACCTCTATCTCTTGAAATCGAGACTCCACCATCGTTTCCGTTTATGATAAAATTATTATCTTCAGGATGAATCCAAATAGCGTGGTGGTCAGCATGTGCTTGGTCGAAAGAGGCAGTAGTTTTGAATGATTTTCCACCATCTTCACTCACCGAAATAACTTGGTAAAGGCTATAAAGTCGATTTTCGTTCTTTGGGTCGCATAAAATATCATTGAAATAAAACGGTCGATTGGTTACGTCTTTAGGGTCATCATTTACTTTTTCCCATTTCATTCCTCCATCATCAGAGCGATAAAGTCCGTTTTTAGTAGCTTCAATCAAAGCATAAACACGATTGGGGTATGAACGACAGCTCGCTAAACCAATTCGGCCATAATCTCCTTCTGGCAAACCATCAGTTTTAGATAGTTTTTTCCAACTCTTTCCTGCATCATAAGTGACATACAAACCAGAACCTTCACCTCCCGATTTGAAATCCCATGCGGTGCGTTTGTGTTGCCACATGGCCACGAAGAGTTTGTTGGGATTCTTGGCGTCCATAATCATATCTGCAACGCCCGACTTCTCATTTGTAAACAAAACTCTTTGCCAAGTTTCACCGCCATCGCTTGTTTTATAAACCCCTCTTTCTTGTTGTTCGGCGTAGGGGTTTCCGATTACGCCTGCATAAACTACATTTGGATTGGTTGGGTCAATCAAAATTCGATGAATGTTACGAGTTTTTTCTAAACCCATTAGCTTCCAAGTCTTACCACCATCAAGCGATTTGTAGATTCCTGCACCTAAATTGATAGAATTTCGAGGGTTTCCCTCGCCAGTTCCCACCCAAACCACCGAAGGGTTTGATTGTTGAATAGCTATCGAACCAATATTTTGTAATGGCATATCATCAAAAATAGGTTGCCATTTAGTACCACCATTTTCACTTTTCCAAACACCACCCGATGCCGAAGCAGCGTAAATGATATTGGGATTTTCCCAAACCGCATCTACCGCAGTAATTCTACCCGACATCACGGCTGGGCCAATGCTGCGGGCTTTCATTTTCTTGAATAAATCGGTGTTGAGTTTTTGGGCAAAAGCTGCCGTTGAGAGCAAAGTGAATAGGAAAAAACTCAGAAAGTAGTTTTTTTTCATGTTTGTTGAAGGGTTTTATAGGTATATCAATAGGGTAAAATAAATCTCAAATATCAGAAAATGCAAAGGTTGAGATGAAAAGGTTGTTTTTTCACCACGGAGGCACGGATTACAAGATTATCACGGAAAAAATCTGTGTTAATCTGTGTAATCGCAGCGGCGAACCGTCTGTGCCTCTGTGGTAAATCCTTATGCAAACTCCATTTCAAAAAGGCGACCTAAATGACCTTTTAGCTTCGCTCCTACTTCTTGCACATCAAGTAGTTTTCCGAGTTCTGTAGCCATTGAAGTTACGGCTTTGTCGTCAATGCCACAGGGTACAATATTTTGAAAATAGTTTAAATCAGTATTTACATTCAAAGCTAAACCGTGCATCGTTACCCAACGACTTGATTTTACGCCCATTGCACAGATTTTCCTTGGATTTTCTTGTTTAATGGAATCAAGCCAAACGCCTGTCAGACCTTCTATTCGGCCTGCTTCGATTCCATATTCGGCTAAAGTCAGAATTACGCCTTCTTCCAAAAAACGCATATATCGGTGAATATCAGTGAAGAAATTCTCCAAATCTAAAATCGGATAAGCCACTAATTGCCCCGGGCCGTGATAAGTAATATCTCCGCCACGATTTATTTTATAGAATTTTGCGTGTTTTTCTTCTAAGCCATTTTCATCGAGAAGAAGATTATCAATTTTTCCGCTTTTGCCAAGTGTATAAACATGTGGATGCTGACAAAAAAGTAGATAATTGGGCGTTGTTTTTTGCTCTTCTGATGCGAGATTTCGATTCCCAACTTTTATATCTATGATTTGGGCAAAGAGTTTTTCTTGCGTATCCCAACCTTCTTGATAATCAATTAGGCCTAAATCAATAAACTGTACGGTTTTATTAAGATTATTATTCATCAGTTTCGTAACTTTGTAGCATGAATGCCAATACAAATGTAGTTATTCGTGAAGGTACTATTGCCGAATGTATCGAAATTTCTAATAAAATCCCTGAGTTTAATACTGGAAATTATGGCGAAGAAACTTACCTTCAACGATTATCTAACACGAAGCATTTGATTTTAGTTGCGATAAAAAACAATGAACTGGCAGGATTTAAGGTTGGCTACGACCGAGACCAAGATGGAAGTTTCTATACGTGGTTGGGAGGTGTGCTACCAAAATTCCGCCAAGATAAAATAGCCACAATATTAGCTGAAAAGCAAGAAAATTGGGCAAAAGAACAAGGCTTTAAGTCAATTACTCTAAAGACACGTAATCGTTTTAAAGCAATGTTGATTTTTGCTTTGAAGAATAATTTTTTAATTGAAAACGTAGAACCCAAGGAGCAAATAGATGATAATAGAATTTTGCTCCGAAAAATTCTAAAATAAATAAGCAATGAAATACCCGATTGTAGCTTACGGAGACCCCGTTCTGAGAAAAGAAGCACGTGATATTGAAAAAGGTGAGATAGATGTAAAGAAATTAGCCGATGATATGTTTGAAACCATGTATGCGGCGTCGGGCGTTGGCTTGGCTGCCCCACAAATTGGCATGGATATTCGTGTTTTTGTAGTTGATGGAACCCCAATCAATGAAAGTGCAGAAACCGATGAAGACATTGACCCATCGTTGATAGATTTTAAAAAAGTATTTATTAATGCAGAAATCATTGAAGAATCTGGCGAAGAATGGGCATACGAAGAAGGGTGCTTGAGTATTCCGGGTGTAAGAGCTGATGTGTACCGCCCAGAGTTTGTAAAGATTCGTTATTTCGATACAGATTGGAATGAGCACATCGAAGATTACGAAGGTATGGCCGCTCGTATCATTCAGCACGAATACGACCACATTGATGGTATTTTGTTTACAGATCATTTGTCTTCATTGAAAAAGCAAATGTTGAAGAAAAAACTTACCAATATCACGAAGGGTGAAGTGGATGTAGATTATCGAATGAAGTTTCCGAAGTAAATCGACATTGTTCGGTGGCTGATCGAAGTCGAAGCCACCCAACAAGTCACCCAAAAATACACAATCAAAAAAATGTCAGAAAGCGTTAGCCAAAATCTAAGAATTTCGTTGGTTCAAACAAATCTCCATTGGGAAAACCCAACGGCGAATTTGGCTATGCTTGAAGAAAAGATTTTTTCTATTTCGGAGTCAACCGACCTAATTATTTTACCCGAAATGTTTACAACAGGCTTTTCGATGAAAGCCGAGCAATTTGCCGAACCGATGAATCTGACAACTACTCGTTGGATGAAGCAAATCGCGGCACAAACTGGTGCGGTTATTACGGGTAGTGTGATTATTAAAGAAGGAGAAAATTATTATAATCGCCTACTTTGGGTTACGCCAGAGGGCGAAATAGATACTTATGATAAGCGTCATTTATTTAGAATGGCTAAAGAAAATGATGTTTATGCCGATGGCAAGAAGCGACTTATCAAGTCAATCAAAGGCTGGAAGATTTGTCCGCTTATTTGCTATGATTTACGTTTTCCAGTTTGGAGCAGAAATATTAATCTTGACTATGATTTATTGATTTACGTAGCTAACTGGCCTCAAGTGCGTATGTACCCGTGGGATTCGCTTTTGGTGGCTCGGGCTATCGAAAACCAAAGTTATGTGGTTGGAGTCAATCGTGTGGGCGAAGATGGCAACGGTTTTCCGCATTCGGGTAATTCGGCGGTCATTGATTTTACTGGAAAAGTGCTTTTCCGTGAAATAGACAACGAAATTATTTACCACCACACACTCGATCGCTCTTCTCTCGATGAATTTCGTCAACGTTTTCCGGCTTATTTAGATGCAGATAGGTTTGTGATTAATCTATAATTGGCCAGCTTTTGTAAGAATATCATTTATAAAAGCTCTCGCTTCAACTTCTTTTAGTGCTGCATATTGCTTTTTATCTTGATTGACAGCAGCAGCAATTTGATACTTTAGTTTTTGATATTCAGCTCTGGCAGTTTCATTAGCAATCAGATAATTTCTGAATCTAATATGCCTTTGTAATTCTTCGCTATCAACTGGGCAAACATATAAATGATGTGTAATTGTGTCGAGTACTTGGTGTTTACTTCTCCACATTCCTCTTTTAAATACCTCTCGATTTATAATTCCCTGATTTCCGTTATGATAATACCCTATTTTTTCCAATCTCTTTGTTAGGATTTCAAAAGACACATCTTTTCCGTAAACAATATCAACATCAATGATTGGTTTGGCTGCCAACTTCGGAACGGCGGTACTTCCAACGTGTTCAACAGATATATTTAGCCTTATCAAAGCATCAGTAATAACACTTTTGATAGCCTTGAAATCTTCAATCCAACTTTCTCTATATTCTTGAATCAGCATCGTTTTTCTTATCCCAATCAAACAACTTTGATAGAAACGCTTCCTACTTTCATTCCTTTTTCGACGTAGTGGTGTGCTTCGGCAACTTCATGCAAGGTATAAGTTCTATCAATTATGGCACGAAGATGCCCTTTTTCGGCTAAATCTTTGAAAAACTCTACTTGTTCTTTCGTGTCTCTCGGAATCGGGAAAATGATTTTCTTGGTGAAAAGCGGTAGATAGACATTCTGAGATAAATACCCTAATTCGGTTGAGAAATAAGTGCCATTTTCTTTCAGTAGTTTTTTACATTTGAAGAATGAACTTTTGCCGACGGCATCAAAAACCAAATCGAACTTTTTATTAGTGGCCGTAAAATCTTCTTTGGTATAATCAACTACAAAATCAGCCCCGAGAGTCTTGGCCAAAGCGAGGTTTTTAGTATCGGTTACGGCCGTTACTTCCGCACCAAAATATTTGGCTAGTTGCAAGCCCGAACTTCCAATTGAACCAGAAGTACCGTTGATAAGTATTTGGGTGTTTTTATCAATCTTGAATTTTGCTAAATAATTCAAAGCAAGGTATGGGCCTTCACAAATACAAGCGGCTTCGTAGAAAGTGAAGTTTTTGGGTTTAAGAGCAATCGAAGCACTTTCGGGTATGGCGAGGTATTCGGCATGTGTGCCAAAGTTTGAAGTGCTGAGTCCAAATATTTCATCTCCGACTTTGAATGACTTTACATTTTCACCGATTTGCTCAATAATTCCTGCAAATTCGCTACCGAGTGTATGAAACCTTGGCTTGAAAAGTCCGGTGAATAATCTTGATATAAAATATTCGGCCGAACGCAAACCCGTATCGGTTCGATTGACTGTTGTTGCATAAATTTTCACCAAAACTTCGTTGGGTTTTGGCGTTGGTTTTTCAATTTCTTGTATTTTAAGTACATCAGCCGAGCCGTATTCAGTATTTATAATTGCTTTCATATTCTTGTTTTTGATTCAAAACAAAAACTAAGCAGCAAATTAAACCACCAAATATTGACAAAAGGCAATAAAAGACTTTATTAGGGAAAAATTTGTGGAAAACCTTCAAGCCGCCGCAAAAAAATCTTGTACTTCGTGAGGTTCTACTTTAATCACATTGGCAAGGACCATCAGAACGAGTGTGCGTGAAGCAATTTTACGAGGAATCTTGGCAATTTCTGCATAAGTTTCAACCGTTATGGTTGGGTGCTCGGCCAAATATTGCATCAAAACACGTTCTTTATCTCCGTATTTAATACAAATATTCAAAGATTTTCGCTCTCCCTTCAGTATTTCACGCATTTCTTTGCTGGCCTGTACTGAGCGGTCGGCTACACGTACATAAGCTTTGCGATTTTCAAGATTGCCATCTAAATCTACATAATGAGGTTTAAATGGACTTTTCTGAATATTATAGACCAAAACTTCTCGCTCACCCTCTACAATCAAGCGTTCGATGTCATAATCAATGGCGGGATAGATATATTTTTCAATAGCTTTTTGCAAAATGTATTCATCTTCATCGGGAAATTTCAAGCCTTTTATACTCTTGTCATCGCCGATACCTACAATTAGTCTTCCTCCATCTGTATTGGCGAAAGCAACCATTTCCCTGACAATTTTTTCAGGGTGGTTTGTTTTTAGTTTAAATTCTACGAACTTATTTTCGCCATGGCGAACAAGTTCTTTGAGTGCTCGCAAATCAAGCTTTGAATGCGGAGCCATTGTGTAATCTACCATCATTTCCCGAATGAATGGTTCGGTTCTTTTCAACGAATAGGTGTGGAAAGAACGTAAAAACCTTTTCTAAAAATATATTTTTTGTAGGGCTTATCAAAGTAGCTCAACAAAATTTTCAAAATCTTAACACTTATTATCATAACTTAGTTTAATTTCGTTTGTTTAGTTTTCAACTCAATCAAACTATGAAAAAAATTCTACTCTTACCTTTATTTTTTATGATAACTCATATTATTACAGCTCAGTCGAAGACCATTGGTAAAATTGAACGTTATGATGCAGCGTTGGATAAGATTTTAGATAAAGACACAAAAATTGAAGTCTTGGGAGAGGGTTTTGTTTGGTCAGAAGGCCCCGCATGGGTAAAAGATGGCGAGTACTTGCTTTTCTCAGATGTACCAGCTAATACTATTTATCGTTGGAAAAAAGGCGAGGGGGTTAGTGTATTTCTAAAACCATCGGGCTATACGGGTATCGAACCTTATAGCGATGAGCCGGGCAGTAATGGTCTGATTATTAATAAAATGGGGAATTTGGTTTCGTGTGAGCACGGAGACCGCCGATTGGCAGAGATGCCTCTAAAAGTAGGTGGAAAACGAACATTAGCTGATAATTATATGGGTAAAAGGTTTAATAGCCCTAATGATGTTGTTCAGAAATCAAATGGAGATTATTATTTTACTGACCCACCTTATGGTTTACGTCTAAAAGAAAATGACCCAAGTAGAGAAACCACACTTTTTGGTGTATATAGAGT harbors:
- a CDS encoding VPS10 domain-containing protein yields the protein MKKNYFLSFFLFTLLSTAAFAQKLNTDLFKKMKARSIGPAVMSGRITAVDAVWENPNIIYAASASGGVWKSENGGTKWQPIFDDMPLQNIGSIAIQQSNPSVVWVGTGEGNPRNSINLGAGIYKSLDGGKTWKLMGLEKTRNIHRILIDPTNPNVVYAGVIGNPYAEQQERGVYKTSDGGETWQRVLFTNEKSGVADMIMDAKNPNKLFVAMWQHKRTAWDFKSGGEGSGLYVTYDAGKSWKKLSKTDGLPEGDYGRIGLASCRSYPNRVYALIEATKNGLYRSDDGGMKWEKVNDDPKDVTNRPFYFNDILCDPKNENRLYSLYQVISVSEDGGKSFKTTASFDQAHADHHAIWIHPEDNNFIINGNDGGVSISRDRGKTWTFAEALPLGQFYHVNVDNEIPYNIYGGLQDNGSWQGPAYIWKEGGIRNYSWLSVNGGDGFDVMPDPEDTRYGYAMSQGGFLGRYDTKTGQSTMIRPPQVDIKTRLRFNWNAAIAQDPFEKSTIYYGSQFVHKSSNKGMTWDIISPDLTTNNPEHQKQDESGGLSLDITSAENHNTILTLAPSPKEKGILWAGTDDGNVQLTKDFGQNWTNLTSKIKGLPKEGWICQIQPSKYNAAEAFVTVNNYRQGDFAPYIFRTKDFGQTWERIVDENKVRGYALCFLQDPTTPNLMFCGTEHGLWVSIDEAKTWTQWKAGLPSVSTMDLTIQEREADLVVGTFGRALYVLDDIRPLRKIAQTSGKILEQKLAAFDTPDAYLVEFTPQIGYNTIGDGMYEGENRVAGARISYFVNVPKKEEKKPEDRKDAPIIKTPSIKYDTVYAKIYDEVGKQIRTLFSIPDSSGLHRITWNLTEKGFRYPNSPKPKKGAAEPSGINVLPGKYKVILSFGDQKDSTSITVKADPRINFDRNAEIAKKEVYERLKTSISKLTEATDRLTEANDITEKLMNQVKDNEGKDIDDLKKQIKAIQDTIKAKKELIVAKPLEKQGYGRPYRVTPLTKAQELMMYLSSRQSVPTKTENMIFEQFDGLTKESIAKINTFFATNWIDFRKKVESMKLSMFKDYEMIR
- the lipB gene encoding lipoyl(octanoyl) transferase LipB; the encoded protein is MNNNLNKTVQFIDLGLIDYQEGWDTQEKLFAQIIDIKVGNRNLASEEQKTTPNYLLFCQHPHVYTLGKSGKIDNLLLDENGLEEKHAKFYKINRGGDITYHGPGQLVAYPILDLENFFTDIHRYMRFLEEGVILTLAEYGIEAGRIEGLTGVWLDSIKQENPRKICAMGVKSSRWVTMHGLALNVNTDLNYFQNIVPCGIDDKAVTSMATELGKLLDVQEVGAKLKGHLGRLFEMEFA
- a CDS encoding GNAT family N-acetyltransferase; amino-acid sequence: MNANTNVVIREGTIAECIEISNKIPEFNTGNYGEETYLQRLSNTKHLILVAIKNNELAGFKVGYDRDQDGSFYTWLGGVLPKFRQDKIATILAEKQENWAKEQGFKSITLKTRNRFKAMLIFALKNNFLIENVEPKEQIDDNRILLRKILK
- the def gene encoding peptide deformylase, with the translated sequence MKYPIVAYGDPVLRKEARDIEKGEIDVKKLADDMFETMYAASGVGLAAPQIGMDIRVFVVDGTPINESAETDEDIDPSLIDFKKVFINAEIIEESGEEWAYEEGCLSIPGVRADVYRPEFVKIRYFDTDWNEHIEDYEGMAARIIQHEYDHIDGILFTDHLSSLKKQMLKKKLTNITKGEVDVDYRMKFPK
- a CDS encoding amidohydrolase → MSESVSQNLRISLVQTNLHWENPTANLAMLEEKIFSISESTDLIILPEMFTTGFSMKAEQFAEPMNLTTTRWMKQIAAQTGAVITGSVIIKEGENYYNRLLWVTPEGEIDTYDKRHLFRMAKENDVYADGKKRLIKSIKGWKICPLICYDLRFPVWSRNINLDYDLLIYVANWPQVRMYPWDSLLVARAIENQSYVVGVNRVGEDGNGFPHSGNSAVIDFTGKVLFREIDNEIIYHHTLDRSSLDEFRQRFPAYLDADRFVINL
- a CDS encoding GrpB family protein — translated: MLIQEYRESWIEDFKAIKSVITDALIRLNISVEHVGSTAVPKLAAKPIIDVDIVYGKDVSFEILTKRLEKIGYYHNGNQGIINREVFKRGMWRSKHQVLDTITHHLYVCPVDSEELQRHIRFRNYLIANETARAEYQKLKYQIAAAVNQDKKQYAALKEVEARAFINDILTKAGQL
- a CDS encoding NAD(P)-dependent alcohol dehydrogenase; this encodes MKAIINTEYGSADVLKIQEIEKPTPKPNEVLVKIYATTVNRTDTGLRSAEYFISRLFTGLFKPRFHTLGSEFAGIIEQIGENVKSFKVGDEIFGLSTSNFGTHAEYLAIPESASIALKPKNFTFYEAACICEGPYLALNYLAKFKIDKNTQILINGTSGSIGSSGLQLAKYFGAEVTAVTDTKNLALAKTLGADFVVDYTKEDFTATNKKFDLVFDAVGKSSFFKCKKLLKENGTYFSTELGYLSQNVYLPLFTKKIIFPIPRDTKEQVEFFKDLAEKGHLRAIIDRTYTLHEVAEAHHYVEKGMKVGSVSIKVV
- a CDS encoding AlbA family DNA-binding domain-containing protein, which codes for MMVDYTMAPHSKLDLRALKELVRHGENKFVEFKLKTNHPEKIVREMVAFANTDGGRLIVGIGDDKSIKGLKFPDEDEYILQKAIEKYIYPAIDYDIERLIVEGEREVLVYNIQKSPFKPHYVDLDGNLENRKAYVRVADRSVQASKEMREILKGERKSLNICIKYGDKERVLMQYLAEHPTITVETYAEIAKIPRKIASRTLVLMVLANVIKVEPHEVQDFFAAA
- a CDS encoding SMP-30/gluconolactonase/LRE family protein, whose product is MKKILLLPLFFMITHIITAQSKTIGKIERYDAALDKILDKDTKIEVLGEGFVWSEGPAWVKDGEYLLFSDVPANTIYRWKKGEGVSVFLKPSGYTGIEPYSDEPGSNGLIINKMGNLVSCEHGDRRLAEMPLKVGGKRTLADNYMGKRFNSPNDVVQKSNGDYYFTDPPYGLRLKENDPSRETTLFGVYRVDKAGKVTLIIEDLTRPNGLAFSPDEKTLYVAQSDPDRAYLMAYPVLKDGKVGKGKIFYDMTPMVKQGLKGLPDGLKIDKKGNIFTTGPGGVLILSPDAKLLGRIDTGEATANCAFGNDGSMLYITADMYLLRVQTLTVGNGF